In Thermodesulfobacteriota bacterium, one DNA window encodes the following:
- a CDS encoding CoB--CoM heterodisulfide reductase iron-sulfur subunit B family protein — MRYAFFPGCSLESTARSYDASARSVCGALGIGLEEIPDWVCCGSTPAHASNDLLSVALPALNLQKAKMLGLPVMVACASCYARLRTANHRALQGPEERRNIERVTGSPYGGDVPVRHVLDVLANDLGPDAIRAGAGRPLSGLRVACYYGCLLTRPPEIVAFDDAEHPSCMERVLSAAGAECVEWPYRTECCGAGLSMTHPAVVHRLSHRLLGMAQEAGADCLAVACPLCQVNLDLRQADAVKAHGALRPTPVLYVTQLLGLALGIPPEKLGLDALTVPADGLLGKCGATGSVAGGGKP; from the coding sequence GTGAGGTACGCGTTCTTCCCGGGGTGCAGCCTCGAGTCCACGGCGCGGTCCTACGACGCCTCCGCGCGGTCGGTCTGCGGCGCGCTTGGGATCGGGCTCGAGGAGATCCCGGACTGGGTCTGCTGCGGATCGACGCCGGCGCACGCCAGCAACGACCTGCTGTCCGTCGCGCTGCCCGCGCTCAACCTGCAGAAAGCGAAGATGCTGGGGCTGCCGGTGATGGTCGCCTGCGCCTCCTGCTATGCGCGCCTGCGGACCGCCAACCACCGGGCGCTCCAAGGCCCGGAGGAGCGCCGGAACATCGAGCGGGTCACGGGGAGCCCTTACGGGGGCGACGTCCCGGTTAGGCACGTGCTGGACGTTCTCGCAAACGACCTGGGACCGGACGCGATCCGCGCCGGGGCCGGCCGGCCGCTTTCCGGGCTGCGGGTGGCCTGCTACTACGGTTGTCTGCTGACGCGCCCGCCGGAGATCGTCGCCTTCGACGACGCGGAGCACCCCTCGTGCATGGAACGCGTGCTGAGCGCCGCGGGGGCGGAATGCGTGGAGTGGCCGTACCGGACCGAGTGCTGCGGGGCGGGGCTGTCCATGACGCATCCGGCCGTCGTCCATCGGCTGTCCCACCGGCTCCTGGGCATGGCGCAGGAAGCGGGGGCCGACTGCCTCGCCGTCGCGTGCCCCCTGTGCCAGGTGAACCTCGACCTGCGGCAGGCCGACGCCGTCAAGGCCCATGGAGCGCTGCGGCCCACGCCGGTCCTGTACGTGACGCAGCTCCTCGGGCTGGCCCTCGGGATTCCCCCGGAAAAGCTGGGACTCGACGCGTTGACGGTTCCCGCCGACGGATTGCTGGGGAAATGCGGGGCGACGGGATCCGTTGCGGGGGGAGGGAAGCCGTGA
- a CDS encoding 4Fe-4S dicluster domain-containing protein — MDRTIPWNGGALLEEIRRRGGTDPGACFQCHKCSTGCPAGPDMDYLPSQVMRLAQLGAEEELLGSRAIWLCASCEACTARCPMGIDVAAAMDALRIMAVDRGAALPDDRGKQFNRCFLSSVRRHGRVYEMGMMAAFKMRTFDLFTDAEKVPGMLAQGKLSILPNRSGGARQVREIFRRAEEEGEDS, encoded by the coding sequence ATGGACCGCACGATCCCGTGGAACGGCGGCGCCCTGCTGGAGGAGATCCGGCGGCGCGGCGGCACGGACCCCGGCGCCTGCTTCCAGTGCCACAAGTGCAGCACGGGATGCCCCGCCGGGCCCGACATGGACTACCTCCCCAGCCAGGTCATGCGGCTGGCGCAGCTCGGCGCGGAGGAGGAGCTGCTCGGCTCGCGGGCGATCTGGCTGTGCGCGTCGTGCGAGGCGTGCACCGCCCGGTGCCCCATGGGGATCGACGTGGCGGCCGCGATGGACGCCCTGCGGATCATGGCGGTCGATCGCGGCGCCGCCTTGCCCGACGACCGCGGAAAGCAGTTCAACCGCTGCTTCTTGAGCAGCGTCCGCCGGCACGGCCGCGTGTACGAGATGGGCATGATGGCCGCCTTCAAGATGCGCACATTCGACCTGTTCACCGACGCCGAAAAGGTCCCCGGGATGCTGGCGCAAGGGAAGCTCTCGATATTGCCCAACCGCAGCGGCGGGGCCCGGCAGGTGCGCGAGATCTTCCGGCGCGCTGAAGAGGAGGGGGAGGACTCGTGA
- a CDS encoding NAD(P)H-dependent oxidoreductase subunit E: MRNVPQETPPFQPSEGLTPDGTARVEEILARHQGDPGALIPVLQDINDTFRYLPRAALETVASRMEIPPAEVLRVASFYNAFSLEPVGRHIVEVCLGTACFVRGSGLLLERLESNIGVKTGGTDPQGRFTLRTVRCIGCCALAPAVRIDGITFGKVPLDRTADLLGRFE, translated from the coding sequence GTGCGGAACGTCCCCCAGGAGACTCCCCCCTTCCAACCCTCGGAGGGGCTGACTCCCGACGGGACGGCACGGGTCGAGGAGATCCTCGCCCGGCATCAGGGCGATCCCGGCGCGCTGATCCCCGTCCTGCAGGACATCAACGACACGTTCCGCTACCTGCCGCGCGCCGCGCTGGAGACCGTGGCTTCCCGCATGGAGATCCCGCCGGCCGAGGTCCTCCGGGTGGCGAGCTTCTACAACGCGTTCAGCCTGGAGCCGGTCGGCCGCCACATCGTGGAAGTCTGCCTGGGGACCGCCTGCTTCGTGCGCGGTTCCGGGCTGCTCCTGGAGCGGCTTGAAAGCAATATTGGCGTGAAAACGGGCGGGACCGACCCGCAGGGGCGGTTCACGCTCCGGACGGTACGCTGCATCGGATGCTGCGCGCTGGCGCCCGCCGTGCGCATCGACGGGATCACCTTCGGCAAGGTGCCGCTCGACCGGACCGCGGACCTCCTCGGGAGGTTCGAATGA
- the nuoF gene encoding NADH-quinone oxidoreductase subunit NuoF — MSAIIRTKADLDRAAAIGRETLYPPQLKILIGSASCGLAAGAGAVEDAAVETVKRLAIPAVVSRTGCIGFCQREPLVDLLLPGGPRITFGNVTAKSIQALLESLAAGGELKGGAPLCRWPREDNAADGHGWPSAGTGRDAHGYAVPADGTAHEYPPPANGAGKIPEGSGIEFYSRQRRVILRNCGSIDPLRLEEALARGAYRGAFRALTAMTPEEALAEVKESGLRGRGGAGFPTGRKWEIARGAPGDAKYMICNADEGDPGAFMDRSVLESDPHAVLEGMLVASYAIGAREGFLYVRSEYPLAVSTVTHAIREAESRGLLGDDIFGSGHSFRITVRRGAGAFVCGEETALIASIEGRPGEPRPRPPFPAESGLWGKPTAINNVKTLASVGPILSRGAKWYAEMGTERNRGTTVFSLVGAVRNTGLVEVPLGLTLREMVMEVGGGIRGKRALKGVQTGGPSGGCLPASMLDLPIDYENLGKVGSMMGSGGMIVLDSGTCMVDLARFFLTFTADESCGKCVPCREGTKHMLRILTRICEGSGVPEDLEVLERLAKTVKSASLCGLGSTAPNPALTALRYFREEFEAHVRDRRCPAGVCRNLIRLRIDEALCTGCGRCVESCPVDAIRGEKKAPHRIDAAVCTRCGACRAVCPAEAVASE, encoded by the coding sequence ATGAGCGCGATCATCCGGACGAAGGCCGACCTCGACCGCGCCGCCGCGATCGGCCGGGAGACGCTTTATCCTCCGCAGCTCAAGATCCTCATCGGCTCGGCGAGCTGCGGGCTGGCCGCCGGAGCGGGGGCCGTGGAGGATGCCGCGGTCGAAACGGTGAAGCGGCTGGCGATTCCCGCCGTCGTCTCGCGGACCGGCTGCATCGGCTTCTGCCAGCGCGAGCCGCTCGTCGACCTGCTGCTCCCCGGCGGGCCGCGTATCACGTTCGGCAATGTGACCGCCAAGTCGATCCAGGCGCTACTGGAGTCCTTGGCGGCCGGAGGGGAGCTGAAAGGCGGCGCGCCCCTTTGCCGGTGGCCGCGCGAGGACAACGCGGCCGACGGCCATGGATGGCCTAGTGCCGGGACGGGCAGGGATGCCCACGGTTATGCAGTCCCGGCCGACGGGACGGCCCACGAATATCCTCCCCCGGCGAACGGCGCCGGGAAGATCCCCGAGGGATCCGGCATCGAGTTTTATTCCCGCCAGCGGCGCGTCATCCTGCGCAACTGCGGATCGATCGATCCGCTGCGCCTGGAGGAGGCGCTGGCCCGCGGCGCCTACCGCGGCGCCTTCCGCGCCCTGACGGCCATGACTCCCGAAGAGGCGCTCGCCGAGGTCAAGGAGTCGGGGCTGCGCGGCCGCGGCGGCGCGGGATTCCCGACCGGCCGGAAATGGGAGATCGCCCGCGGCGCTCCGGGCGACGCGAAATACATGATCTGCAACGCGGACGAGGGAGACCCGGGGGCGTTCATGGACCGCAGCGTCCTCGAAAGCGACCCGCACGCGGTCCTCGAAGGGATGCTCGTCGCCTCCTACGCGATCGGCGCCCGCGAGGGCTTCCTCTACGTCCGCAGCGAATACCCGCTGGCCGTTTCGACCGTGACGCATGCCATCCGCGAGGCGGAATCGCGCGGGCTGCTGGGCGACGACATCTTCGGCAGCGGCCACAGCTTCCGGATCACGGTGCGCCGCGGCGCAGGCGCCTTCGTGTGCGGCGAGGAGACGGCGCTGATCGCCTCGATCGAGGGGCGTCCCGGCGAGCCGCGCCCCCGTCCCCCCTTCCCGGCCGAAAGCGGCCTGTGGGGGAAGCCCACGGCCATCAACAACGTCAAGACGCTGGCGAGCGTGGGGCCGATCCTCTCCCGCGGGGCGAAATGGTACGCGGAGATGGGGACCGAGCGCAACCGCGGGACCACGGTGTTCTCCCTCGTCGGCGCCGTGCGGAACACCGGTCTGGTCGAGGTCCCCCTCGGGCTTACGCTGCGCGAGATGGTCATGGAAGTCGGCGGCGGAATCCGCGGAAAGCGGGCGCTGAAGGGGGTCCAGACGGGCGGCCCGTCCGGAGGGTGCCTCCCGGCCTCGATGCTCGACCTGCCCATCGATTACGAGAATCTGGGCAAGGTGGGCTCCATGATGGGCTCGGGAGGGATGATCGTCCTCGATTCCGGGACCTGCATGGTCGACCTCGCGCGCTTCTTCCTCACGTTCACCGCCGACGAATCGTGCGGCAAGTGCGTCCCCTGCCGCGAGGGGACGAAGCACATGCTGCGGATCCTCACGCGGATCTGCGAGGGGAGCGGCGTTCCGGAGGACCTGGAGGTCCTGGAGCGGCTGGCCAAGACCGTGAAATCGGCGTCGCTGTGCGGGCTGGGGAGCACGGCCCCCAATCCCGCCCTGACGGCGCTGCGCTATTTCCGCGAAGAGTTCGAGGCGCATGTCCGCGACAGGCGGTGCCCGGCGGGGGTCTGCCGGAACCTGATCCGGCTGCGGATCGACGAGGCGCTCTGCACCGGATGCGGGCGCTGCGTCGAGAGCTGCCCCGTCGACGCGATCCGGGGGGAGAAGAAGGCGCCGCACCGGATCGACGCGGCCGTCTGCACGCGCTGCGGCGCGTGCCGCGCGGTGTGCCCCGCGGAAGCCGTCGCAAGCGAGTGA